One Luteolibacter flavescens DNA window includes the following coding sequences:
- a CDS encoding sigma-70 family RNA polymerase sigma factor, whose amino-acid sequence MLSRAEPRDDPQDDSAFAAEIDALRVPLRGYVMSILPHHAACDDVVQETSVFLWERRDERDDDTNLKAWAFKVAWFKAMAWRRDQQREKTVSFSEDTLHEISTAAESLSEDATERLHALRSCLSRLSPEEVKLLRLRYVDGGSLTSHAHEQQMKPARVQKTISRLRLALRHCIETKLSRA is encoded by the coding sequence ATGTTGTCACGCGCCGAGCCACGGGATGATCCGCAGGACGACTCCGCCTTCGCGGCGGAGATCGATGCCTTGCGCGTCCCGCTGCGTGGCTACGTCATGAGCATCCTGCCTCATCACGCGGCGTGCGATGACGTGGTGCAGGAGACCAGCGTCTTCCTGTGGGAGCGCCGGGACGAGCGTGACGACGATACGAATCTCAAGGCGTGGGCCTTCAAGGTCGCGTGGTTCAAGGCGATGGCCTGGCGGCGCGACCAGCAGCGGGAGAAGACGGTGAGCTTCTCCGAGGACACGCTGCACGAAATCTCCACGGCGGCGGAAAGCCTCTCCGAGGACGCCACCGAGCGCCTGCATGCCCTGCGCTCCTGCCTCTCCCGGCTGTCCCCGGAGGAGGTGAAGCTGCTGCGCCTGCGCTACGTCGATGGCGGATCGCTCACCAGCCATGCGCATGAACAGCAGATGAAGCCAGCCCGCGTGCAGAAGACGATCTCCCGCCTCCGGCTGGCGCTGCGTCACTGCATCGAAACGAAACTCTCCCGCGCATGA
- the argB gene encoding acetylglutamate kinase codes for MSLQHPIEKAEALIEALPYLQAFRGKTFLIKMGGSAMEDPDLVAKVMRDVVFLEVAGINPIVVHGGGKAISAAMKDAGLDAEFVGGFRVTSDQAISIVEKVLSNEINPGLVRMIRDLGGKAVGIAGTDVFLGEKMHATGKDGERVDLGRVGEVVGCQLGQMDAAHRAGIVPVISPLAAELATGRPLNINADLAAAALAKELRVAKLVYLSDVPGLMKDPSKPETLIKSVSRAEADDLMADGTISGGMIPKVKSAVDALNAGVRKVHFIDGRLPHALLLEIFTDGGIGTEVTR; via the coding sequence ATGTCCCTCCAGCATCCCATCGAAAAAGCCGAGGCACTCATCGAAGCCCTGCCCTACCTGCAGGCCTTCCGCGGCAAGACCTTCCTCATCAAGATGGGCGGCTCGGCGATGGAGGACCCGGACCTCGTCGCGAAAGTGATGCGCGATGTCGTTTTCCTCGAGGTCGCGGGCATCAATCCCATCGTCGTTCACGGCGGCGGCAAGGCGATCTCCGCCGCGATGAAGGACGCGGGGCTCGATGCCGAGTTCGTCGGCGGCTTCCGCGTCACGTCAGACCAGGCGATTTCCATCGTCGAGAAGGTGCTGTCGAACGAGATCAATCCCGGCCTCGTCCGCATGATCCGCGACCTCGGCGGCAAGGCCGTGGGCATCGCTGGCACGGATGTCTTCCTCGGTGAGAAGATGCACGCCACCGGCAAGGACGGCGAGCGCGTCGATCTCGGCCGGGTGGGGGAGGTGGTCGGTTGCCAGCTCGGCCAGATGGATGCCGCGCACCGTGCAGGCATCGTGCCGGTCATCTCGCCGCTCGCGGCGGAGCTCGCCACCGGCCGTCCGCTCAATATCAATGCCGACCTCGCCGCCGCCGCCCTCGCGAAGGAGCTGCGCGTGGCAAAGCTGGTCTATCTCTCCGATGTCCCCGGCCTGATGAAGGACCCCTCGAAGCCGGAGACGCTCATCAAGTCCGTGAGCCGCGCCGAGGCTGACGATCTCATGGCCGACGGCACGATCTCCGGCGGCATGATCCCGAAGGTGAAGAGCGCCGTGGACGCCCTGAATGCGGGCGTGCGGAAGGTCCACTTCATCGATGGCCGCCTGCCGCATGCCCTGCTGCTGGAGATCTTCACCGACGGCGGAATCGGCACCGAGGTGACGCGCTGA
- a CDS encoding phosphotransferase, with amino-acid sequence MPTDSILYATRQFLGIAPTVSVTLTPIKKGASGRTIVRVATPERDPFIGIHWTDERPDSDNFLPVAKFLKATKLNVPEIFFDIPHRRVALVEDLGDIDLLSMKDRPFSEREPYYRSALQQIDKLFYSKGPKDFELMPSFDEALYRWEQEYFFDHLVEDLLEMDASSLREDEAFTDLAKRLGSSAKHLVHRDFQSQNLLLKDGKAWWIDFQGMRRGRQEYDIASLVFDPYMDHSEEDREAILSIWEDISEDRPETTIFHQCAAQRLMQALGAYGNIAKNRGDDWYLQFIAPAARMLAHVTAGTPLEKPLAPVLAKATEFAP; translated from the coding sequence ATGCCGACCGATTCGATCCTCTACGCGACCCGCCAATTCCTCGGGATCGCGCCGACCGTTTCCGTGACCCTGACGCCGATCAAGAAAGGCGCGTCGGGCCGGACCATCGTGCGCGTCGCAACGCCGGAGCGCGACCCCTTCATCGGCATCCACTGGACCGACGAGCGGCCTGACAGCGACAATTTCCTGCCGGTGGCGAAGTTCCTGAAGGCGACGAAGCTGAATGTGCCGGAGATCTTCTTCGATATCCCGCACCGCCGGGTGGCGCTGGTCGAGGATCTCGGCGACATCGACCTGCTGTCGATGAAGGATCGCCCCTTCTCCGAGCGCGAGCCCTACTACCGCTCCGCCCTCCAGCAGATCGACAAGCTTTTCTACTCGAAGGGCCCGAAGGATTTCGAGCTGATGCCTTCCTTCGATGAAGCGCTCTACCGCTGGGAGCAGGAGTATTTCTTCGACCACCTCGTGGAGGACCTGCTGGAGATGGACGCTTCCTCGCTGCGGGAAGACGAAGCCTTCACGGACCTGGCGAAACGCCTCGGTAGCTCGGCGAAGCACCTGGTGCACCGCGATTTCCAGTCGCAGAATCTCCTGCTAAAGGACGGCAAGGCTTGGTGGATCGATTTCCAGGGCATGCGCCGTGGCCGCCAGGAGTATGACATCGCGTCGCTCGTCTTCGATCCCTACATGGACCACTCGGAGGAGGATCGGGAGGCGATCCTCTCGATCTGGGAGGATATTTCCGAGGACAGGCCGGAGACGACCATCTTCCACCAGTGCGCGGCCCAGCGTCTCATGCAGGCGCTCGGTGCATATGGGAATATCGCGAAGAACCGCGGCGACGACTGGTACCTGCAATTCATCGCGCCTGCCGCCCGCATGCTCGCGCATGTGACAGCAGGAACCCCGCTGGAAAAACCCCTCGCGCCCGTGCTGGCGAAGGCGACAGAGTTCGCGCCGTGA
- a CDS encoding PIN domain-containing protein, with protein MTYLLDVNVLVAWGWADHAEHRRVVAWLASMKKVEEACILTSSIPELGFIRVSLQRAAGRLAMEDAVQTLRSMIGSLGDSHGFLPDDQSAVEGFPSWCDGASRTTDAHLLALAMKNGAELATLDLGIPGAFVIPSL; from the coding sequence ATGACTTACCTGCTGGACGTCAATGTATTGGTGGCGTGGGGGTGGGCTGATCATGCCGAGCATCGCCGTGTCGTGGCTTGGCTCGCATCAATGAAGAAGGTTGAGGAAGCATGTATCCTGACCTCCTCGATCCCTGAACTCGGGTTCATCCGGGTTTCACTTCAACGCGCCGCCGGTCGACTCGCGATGGAGGATGCTGTTCAGACCCTGCGTTCGATGATCGGGTCACTTGGCGACTCGCACGGGTTCCTTCCTGATGATCAATCAGCCGTGGAAGGTTTTCCTTCCTGGTGTGACGGGGCCTCCCGAACCACGGATGCTCACTTGCTGGCTTTGGCCATGAAGAACGGAGCGGAGCTGGCAACCCTTGATCTCGGAATTCCCGGAGCTTTCGTAATTCCTTCGCTCTGA
- a CDS encoding plasmid mobilization protein, with the protein MSLLGDPYWSPLKLHDSGNTVIPVTTLSFKVSDDEAHEIRKQAKLAGITVSDFLRRRAMGHVSGTPVGKVRCEFTGAEIFAPLEGAGPLTTASVREMLSDFP; encoded by the coding sequence GTGTCGCTTTTAGGAGATCCGTACTGGTCGCCCTTGAAATTACATGATTCCGGTAATACCGTAATACCTGTGACCACCCTCAGTTTCAAAGTGAGCGACGACGAGGCTCACGAGATTCGCAAGCAAGCGAAGCTCGCAGGCATCACGGTGTCCGATTTCCTTCGCCGCCGGGCGATGGGACATGTGTCCGGTACGCCTGTGGGCAAGGTCCGTTGCGAGTTCACCGGAGCGGAGATCTTCGCTCCGTTGGAGGGCGCGGGGCCGCTCACCACTGCATCCGTTCGTGAGATGCTCTCGGATTTCCCATGA
- a CDS encoding ATP-grasp domain-containing protein — translation MNPGSPIVLLGPRMTEDSVAVWRTCLDLGWLPERIQGWRVPQHLAVAGRPVMIYGEPLFAEAVADQTGLVLLEPSVEWLTVVPREYLQRDIELMSLGSARDRTSAAFVKPADGKIFEPKVYATGADLPTDEHVDMDIPVLRSGIVDFRLEVRCFVRGRQIVTLSPYWRDDELARGEDGMWGFLPDEEEGARKFAEAVLADDRVLLPPACTLDVGRLPDGSWAVIEANPCWGAGLYGCDPKEVLLSIQDAIIPRDSLTEESRRWVSKRRTSVLQ, via the coding sequence ATGAACCCCGGCTCTCCCATCGTCCTGTTAGGTCCGCGGATGACGGAAGACTCCGTCGCCGTGTGGCGGACTTGCCTCGATCTCGGATGGCTGCCGGAGCGTATCCAAGGGTGGCGCGTGCCGCAGCATCTGGCTGTCGCCGGGCGACCGGTGATGATCTACGGCGAGCCGCTTTTTGCCGAGGCAGTGGCGGATCAGACCGGTCTGGTGCTGCTGGAGCCATCGGTGGAATGGCTGACTGTGGTGCCGCGCGAGTATCTGCAGAGGGACATCGAGCTGATGTCCCTAGGGAGCGCTCGCGATCGGACTTCTGCCGCTTTCGTGAAGCCCGCCGACGGCAAGATTTTCGAGCCGAAGGTGTATGCCACGGGCGCCGATCTTCCTACCGACGAGCACGTGGACATGGATATCCCGGTGCTACGCTCCGGCATCGTGGACTTCCGGCTCGAGGTTAGGTGCTTCGTTCGCGGCAGGCAGATCGTGACGCTCAGTCCTTACTGGAGAGACGACGAACTGGCCCGCGGTGAGGACGGCATGTGGGGCTTTTTACCGGACGAGGAAGAAGGTGCCCGCAAATTTGCGGAGGCGGTATTGGCCGATGATCGCGTCCTTCTGCCTCCGGCCTGCACTCTCGATGTGGGCCGCCTTCCCGATGGCTCATGGGCGGTCATCGAGGCAAATCCCTGCTGGGGCGCGGGTCTCTACGGATGTGATCCCAAGGAAGTGTTACTTTCGATTCAAGACGCGATCATCCCGCGTGACTCGCTCACCGAAGAGTCGCGCCGTTGGGTGTCGAAGCGACGGACTTCGGTGCTCCAGTGA
- a CDS encoding M16 family metallopeptidase: MTCVVAVALVVLAIGTCHRDQPGESSPHVASGRSSKTARSDDRIATWSQRFAVQRPPPEELLPDPGQQAGVLENGMRYIVVERPDSAEEVSLRLMVLAGSMHEDEGEAGFAHFIEHLAFQETGEGNAMEAFERMGLEAGSHTNAHTALDHTLYRLDLPVADDAALETACAFLSRTAGGLTFSEAALDAERRVIQREIDERSANSRYYEEAAAILPGVPALRHRPAGTVESVTEVTREALLDFWHRHYVPSRMVVVAVGDLKAEAMTARLRRHFSDIPARPAPAEPEAGDPMAPASSPVTIMPRAATSQVTMTLAFPRPVDREPDSLAKRRQELVAQVGLAMLQNRISREFHRLKIEATSPDINAAEIIPGVGWLKVSSSFSRPELPRVARDLVLRWRAALAHEFHETEFAEARGKVRLQMRREFLSRMTDDAADLARRLADSVRTGRIVQLPEDELNWCQSQLPTITRQECEALLKAMQLTAPRVLVTGAVDDSLSKALANVVEEALTADTPRFVHGVESERWNPESPRPPGRVIRRNLDEGRGILEAELSNQVLLRLVPIPSLGGFVQVQVDVGHGSQSLPPESPALGSAARFLYKWYPLEGWPELKLNAALADEDLSRSFTVAGDSFQWHGLTDRAQLRRQLDLLASMVDRPGFAALPRTWRPPAGMRAWEDRVREGASVPSREAYRRMMGADPRHEMLPAGIMETDSDQVTDWLLPMISGDRLCVSIAGDFEPEAALAAVAASFGALPARPPWEDSSRFPLPPSPSPGETRIPLAEGVDTATVALLLPLGPAGDSAEMLRRDLLARTLQLRVREIIREKRGDSYSPYVSIIPTVEGGSEYLTISIHCAPGRTGEISETLRELVRDFRDKGWTRDEFHRALRPLPHVRARQLRSPEWVLANLMRPDRIAAPEEMELSALAEQESAVRDLARRVLDLEQALELLMDR; the protein is encoded by the coding sequence GCCCGGCGAATCGTCTCCACATGTCGCATCCGGGCGTTCTTCGAAGACGGCCCGTTCCGATGACCGCATTGCCACGTGGTCGCAGCGCTTCGCGGTGCAGCGTCCGCCGCCGGAGGAGTTGCTGCCGGATCCCGGGCAGCAGGCGGGAGTCCTGGAGAATGGCATGCGCTACATCGTCGTGGAGCGCCCCGATTCCGCGGAAGAGGTCAGCCTGCGTCTCATGGTGCTCGCCGGGTCGATGCACGAGGATGAGGGTGAAGCAGGCTTTGCCCACTTCATCGAGCACCTCGCATTTCAGGAGACAGGTGAGGGGAATGCCATGGAAGCCTTCGAGCGGATGGGCCTGGAAGCCGGTTCCCATACGAATGCCCACACCGCGCTGGATCACACGCTCTACCGTCTGGACCTGCCCGTGGCGGATGACGCAGCGCTGGAGACCGCCTGCGCATTCCTCAGCCGCACGGCGGGCGGGCTGACCTTTTCCGAGGCGGCACTGGATGCCGAGCGCCGGGTGATCCAGCGCGAGATCGATGAGCGATCAGCCAATTCTCGCTACTATGAGGAAGCAGCGGCCATCCTTCCCGGTGTGCCGGCCTTGCGGCATCGTCCTGCCGGGACGGTGGAGTCCGTCACAGAGGTGACGAGGGAGGCTCTGTTAGATTTCTGGCACCGTCACTATGTCCCATCTCGGATGGTCGTGGTGGCAGTCGGTGACCTGAAGGCGGAGGCAATGACCGCGAGGCTCCGGCGGCACTTCTCGGACATCCCGGCACGCCCCGCGCCCGCGGAACCCGAGGCGGGCGATCCGATGGCTCCCGCTTCCTCACCAGTGACCATCATGCCAAGGGCAGCGACCTCGCAGGTTACCATGACCTTGGCCTTTCCCCGGCCGGTGGATCGCGAGCCGGACAGCCTAGCCAAGCGGCGGCAGGAACTCGTGGCGCAGGTCGGGCTAGCCATGCTGCAAAACCGGATCAGCCGGGAGTTCCACCGGCTCAAAATCGAGGCGACGTCCCCGGACATCAATGCCGCCGAGATCATTCCCGGCGTCGGCTGGCTGAAAGTGTCCTCCTCTTTCAGTCGTCCCGAGCTTCCCCGCGTGGCGAGGGATTTGGTTCTCAGGTGGCGTGCCGCGTTGGCCCATGAGTTCCACGAGACGGAGTTTGCCGAGGCCCGGGGAAAGGTCCGCTTGCAAATGAGGAGGGAATTCCTCTCGCGCATGACAGATGACGCCGCCGATCTGGCGAGGCGTCTCGCGGACTCGGTGCGGACCGGCCGCATCGTCCAATTGCCGGAAGACGAGCTCAACTGGTGTCAGTCGCAATTGCCCACGATCACGCGCCAGGAGTGCGAAGCTCTCTTGAAAGCGATGCAGCTCACGGCTCCCCGGGTCCTCGTGACTGGCGCGGTCGATGACAGTCTCTCGAAAGCGCTGGCGAACGTGGTGGAGGAGGCCCTGACCGCAGACACGCCGCGATTCGTCCATGGCGTGGAGAGCGAGAGATGGAACCCGGAGTCTCCCCGCCCGCCGGGCCGAGTCATCCGCAGGAATCTCGATGAAGGGCGCGGCATCCTTGAGGCCGAGCTTTCCAATCAGGTGCTGCTCAGGCTGGTGCCGATCCCTTCGCTCGGCGGCTTCGTCCAGGTGCAGGTGGACGTTGGTCATGGCAGCCAATCGCTGCCGCCGGAAAGTCCCGCACTCGGCTCCGCTGCACGGTTTCTCTACAAGTGGTATCCGCTGGAAGGATGGCCGGAGCTCAAGCTGAACGCGGCCCTGGCGGACGAAGACCTCAGCCGCAGCTTCACCGTGGCTGGCGATTCTTTCCAGTGGCACGGTCTAACAGATCGTGCCCAGCTCCGCCGTCAGCTCGACCTCCTGGCCTCGATGGTGGATCGTCCCGGGTTCGCCGCCCTGCCTCGGACGTGGAGGCCGCCCGCGGGGATGCGCGCATGGGAGGATCGCGTCCGAGAAGGGGCCTCGGTCCCGTCCCGGGAAGCCTACCGCCGGATGATGGGCGCGGATCCGCGTCACGAGATGCTTCCAGCAGGCATCATGGAAACGGACAGCGATCAGGTCACCGACTGGCTTCTGCCGATGATATCCGGCGACCGCCTGTGCGTGAGCATTGCCGGTGATTTCGAGCCCGAGGCCGCGCTTGCAGCCGTGGCCGCCAGCTTCGGGGCATTGCCTGCACGTCCTCCATGGGAGGACTCAAGCCGGTTCCCGCTGCCGCCGTCGCCCTCTCCCGGAGAGACCCGGATTCCGTTGGCGGAGGGGGTGGACACGGCGACTGTTGCGCTGCTGCTCCCACTCGGTCCCGCCGGCGATTCTGCGGAGATGCTGCGGCGGGACTTGCTCGCGAGGACACTGCAACTCCGCGTCCGGGAAATCATCCGGGAGAAGCGCGGCGATAGCTATTCTCCCTACGTATCCATCATTCCGACCGTCGAGGGTGGCAGTGAATATCTGACCATCAGCATTCACTGTGCTCCCGGTCGCACCGGGGAAATCTCGGAAACCCTGCGGGAACTCGTCCGCGACTTCCGCGACAAGGGCTGGACCCGCGATGAATTCCACCGTGCCCTGCGGCCGCTGCCCCATGTCCGCGCCCGCCAGTTGCGAAGCCCCGAGTGGGTATTGGCCAATCTGATGCGGCCCGACCGGATCGCAGCACCTGAGGAGATGGAGCTGTCCGCCTTGGCCGAACAAGAAAGCGCGGTCCGGGACCTCGCCCGTCGCGTCCTCGATCTGGAGCAGGCGTTGGAGCTACTGATGGATCGATAA